A stretch of DNA from Brevibacterium ihuae:
GCGATCGACTACACGAGCACCCGGATCCAGTTCCAGCGGCCGCTGTCCTCGTTCCAGATCACGCAGCAGAAGCTCGCGAAGGCCCTCGGGCAGTACTCGCAGATCACCCTGCTCGCCGCCCACATCGGTCGGATCAAGGACGAGAAGGGCGCCCGGCCGGAGCAGATCAGCCTCGGCAAGATGGTCACCGTGGACACCGCGATGAACATCTGCCGCGACCTCCGCGCGCTGTTCGGCGGCTCCGGCATCACGAGCGAGTACTCGCCGCTGCGCCACGCGATCAACCTCGAGACGGTCCTCACCTACGAGGGCACCCACGAGGTCCACCAGCTCACGCTGGGACGCGCGATGACCGGGATCAACGCCTTCGCGAACTGATCCGCAGACCGCACCGCGCGGATCCGCCCAACGCTGATCCGCACCCGCACCGCACTCGACCGGGGCGTCGACCTCCGGGTCGGCGCCCCGGTCCGATTCCCGCCCGCCGCAACGAAGGAGACAGCCCCGATGGATCTCAACGCCCTGCTCATAGACGCCTACGACCGCTCCGTGGATGGATGCCGAACGATCCTGAACGAGATCGATGACGACACCCTCCACGCGCGGCTCACCGGGAGCAGCAATTCGATCGCATGGCTCGTGTGGCACATCGCGCGGGAGCAGGACCTCCAGATCGCCCACGCGGCCGGCCGCGAGCAGGTGTGGACCGAGCAGGGCTGGGTGGAGAGGTTCGATCGGGGTCCGGCCGACTTCGGCCTCGGGGACTCCCCGGAGCAGGTGGCCGCCTTCCGCGTCGACGGGCCCGAGGTGCTCCTCGGGTACCTCACCGCAGTGCGCGAGGCCGCCGTCGAGTACCTCGGCACGGTGACCGAGGCCGAGCTCGACGAGGTCATCGACGACAACTTCGACCCGCCGGTGACCCGCGGGGTCAGGCTCGTCTCGATCATCGACGACGCGGCCCAGCACACGGGGCAGGCGGCATTCATCCGGGGTGCGCTCGTCGACTGAGGGCGTGCCGCGTGGTCACAATCATGGGGCGCTGCCGCGATGCGGCGGCGCCTCAGTCGTCCCCGAGCATCGTCGCCACGATCGCAGGTGACCCAGCCAGCTCCCGGGCGGTCGCCTCGGTGCCGTCGGCGCGCTGCAGGACGACGAGATCGGCGGGGAGGGCTGCGGCCGCGGCCGGCTCGATGCGCGCGTCGCGCATCACCGGGTCGAGGTCGACGGGAGTGTCCTCGCCGTCATGGTCGACGACCGCGACCCCCACGAACCAGCTCGGCAGGCGCCGGACGGGCTTGTCGAACGCCTGATGGACATCGCGCGGCGCCTCGGCCGCGGCGGGGACGAACTCGATCCGCCCGACCTCGTCCTCGACGAGCAGCCCGCCCAGGCGGAGCACCGCGAGGCGGGAGAGCACAGCACCGACCGGGGGCACCTCGGCGGCGACCCGCACCCGCACCCCGGGGCCCACCTCGAGCAGGCGCAGCACCCCGGCGAGCTTGGCGACCCGGTCGAGCGCGACCTCGTGGGTGAGCTCGACGGGCCGGCCTGCGCGGTCGGCGGACGTGATGACGGGATCGTCGGCGCGGCCGAGCACGATGGGGTGGTCGAGCAGCTCGTAGACGGGGTTGAGCGTGCCCGGATGGTCCGGTCCGATCGCACCAGGGCGGCGGAACCAGTGGATCTCAGTCGACACTGGCCATGACCTCGACGACGCGGTCGATGAACGCATCGACCTGGTCCTCGTCGTAGGCCCTCTCGCCCTTGCGGACGCGGAAGAGCACACGCCGGACCTCGTCGACGCTCATCGCCTGGCCCTGGGTGAAGTAGCCGTTGATCCGGTCGCACAGCTCGTCGACCTCGATGACGTCGTAGCCGACGACGCCCTTCTCCGGATGCTTGAAGCGCTCGCCCGCAGGACGGGTGAGGCGACCGCGCAGCGAGGCGGCGGCCCGGGTGAGCTCCTGGACCCACGAGTCCTGGCCGGACTTCTCGACGAGGCGGTCGCGGGAGCGCTTGGCGAAGGCGTCCTCGAGGCGGTCGAGGGCGGCATCGACGACGCCCACGTGGTAGCCCTTGCGCACGAGGTCGAACCCGACGGTGCGGACGGCGCGCGCATCGAGGTCGCCGGGCTGCGGGTGCTCGCGCTCGAACGATTCGCGCGCCCGCTTGAAGAAGCTGTCGACCTGCATCGGGTCGTACCCGTTCTTCCAGCCCGACATCCTGGGGAAGTTCGTCTCCACCGTCGTCCTCTCCTCGGTCATTCCGCGGCGGCCAGCTGACCGCACGCCCCGTCGATGTCCTTGCCGCGCGTGTCGCGGATCGTCGTCGGCACCCCGGCGTTCTGCAGCCGCCGGACGAACTCCCGCGCCACCTCCGGCTCCGATGCGGTCCACACCGAGCCGGGGGTCGGGTTGAGCGGGATCGGGTTGACGTGGACCCAGCCCCGGCCGCGCGCATTGAGCTTCTTCGCGAGCAGCTCCGCCCGCCACGCATGGTCGTTCATGTCCTTGATGAGCGCGTACTCGATGCTCACGCGGCGCCCGGTGGTGCGGTAGTAGTTGTAGGCCGCATCGATCGCCTCGTCAGCCTTCCACCGGGTATTCACCGGGATCATCTCGTCGCGCAGGCCGTCGTCGGGCGCGTGGAGGCTGAGCGCGAAGGTCACCGGGATCTCCTCCGCGGCGAGCTTGTCGATGCCGGGGACGAGGCCGACCGTGGAGATCGTGATCCGCCGCGCGCCCATGCCGAGGCCTGCCGGAGCGGGGTCGACGAAGCGGCGCACCGCTCCCATGACGCGCTTGTAGTTGGCCAGCGGCTCGCCCATGCCCATGAAGACGATGTTCGTCACCCGCTCGGCACCTGACGAACCGGTCCCCGAACCGGCACCCGCGGGTTCACGGCCCTGCTCCTCGTCGGCCTCGGAGCCGACGGCGGCCGCCGGGTTGCCGAGCATGTCCGCGTCGACTCCGGACACCTCGGCGAGCTCGCCGGCGGCGATAACCTGGTTCGCCCGGATAACTTGCTCGACGATCTCGGCGCTCGACATGTTCCGGGTGAGGCCCTGCTGGCCGGTGGCACAGAACGGGCAATTCATGCCGCAGCCGCACTGCGAGGACACGCACAGCGTGATCCGGTTGCGGTAGCGCATGAGGACGGATTCGACGAGCGCGCCGTCGAAGAGCCGCCACAGGAACTTGATCGTGTCGCCGTTCTCCGTGCGCAGGCGGTGGACCTCGGTGAGCAGCGGCGGGAAGAACCGTTCGACGAGCTCGGCCCGCCGGTCCTTCGGCAGATCGGTCATCGCCTCGGGGTCGGTCGTGTGATGGACGAAGTAGTGCGTCGAGAGCTGCTTGGCGCGGAAGCCCGGCAGGCCCATCTCCTTGACCGCCGTGATCCGCTCGTCCATGGTCATGTCCGCGAGGTGCTGGGGCGGCTGGGTCACACGCGGGGACCGGAAGTTCAGCAGCGGTCGGCCGTCGCGGGTGGGCGTGCGCGAGGTCGTCCCGTCGGGATTCTCGACGACGGGACGGACCTGTCTGCGGGGTCTCTGCTCAGTCATGTGGCCACCAGTATCGCACGGACGCCCGGGATCCGGCCCGCTCGGCCGCAGCGCGGGAGCCGGGTCATCCCGCTGCGGGCATCTCGAAGACCTTGCCCGGATTCATGATCCCGTGGGGGTCGAGCGCCCGCTTGATCGCGACGTGCATGTCGATGACGTCCGTCGACAGCTCGGCGGCCAGGCCCTCGCGCTTGAGCAGACCGATGCCGTGCTCCCCGCTCACCGTGCCGCCGGCGGCGAGTGCGACGGCGATGATGTCCTCGAACGCGGCCTGCGCCCGGCGGCGCGCGTCCTCGTCCCCCACCGGGGTGACGAGCAGCGGGTGGAGGTTGCCGTCGCCGGCGTGGGCGATCTGCGCGAGCACGGTATCGTGCCTCTCCCCGATCTCCTGGATCGCGGCGAGCACCTCGGGGACCTTCGAGCGGGCGACGCAGATGTCCTCGGTGAGCACCGGGCCGAGGCGCTCCAGGGCCGGGTAGGCAAGGCGACGGGCGGCGAAGAAGGCGTCGGCCTCCTCGGCGTTCTCGCTCACCGCGGCGAAGGTGGCGCCCGCCTCCTCGAAGGCGTGCACGATGGTCCGGGCCTCCTCCTCCCCGGCGGCCCCGGGGACGTCGGTGGCGGCGAGGAGGATGACCTCGGCCTCGGCGGACAGGCCCATGTTCTTCCACTCGTCCACCGCCCGCAGGCAGTACGAGTCGACGAGTTCGAGAGCGGACGGGATGACGCCGGCCACGGTGACGTTCGCGACCCCCTGGCCGGCTTCGACGAGGCTGTCGAAGTACCCGACGATCGCCGTGGCGGCGGGCGGCAGCGGGAGCAGCCGGACGGTGATCTCGGTGATGATGCCGAGCGTGCCCTCGGAGCCGACGAGGAGCGCGCGGAGGTCGTAGCCGGCGACGTCCTTCGCGGTGCGCTTGCCGATGCGCACCAGCTTCCCGGTCCCGGTGACGACCTCGAGGTCGAGCACGTACTCGCTCGTCACCCCGTACTTGACGCAGCAGAGTCCGCCGGCGTTGGTGGCGACGTTGCCGCCGATCGACGACCACGGGGCCGAGGCGGGGTCGGGCGGGTACCACAGACCGTTCTCGGCGACGCGCTTCCGCAGGTCGTCGTTGATGACCCCAGGCTGGACGCGGGCGGTGCGCTCGACGGGGTCGACCGCGAGCACCTGGTCCATCGCATCGAGCGAGACGACGAGGCAGCCGGCGAGCGCGTTCGCCCCGCCGGACAGCCCGGTGCCCGAACCGCGCGGCACCACGGCGACGCGGTTCTCGATGCACCAGCTCACGGCGGCGACGACCTCGGCGGTCTCCCGCGGGCGGATGACGGCGAGCGCGGTGCCGTAGGGCGCCCACTCCGCGTCGTCGTGGAGATAGCGGTCCATGACGTCGGGGTCGCTGATGATGATGTCGGCGGGCACGGCACGGGCGAGCGATTCGAGGGTGGTCACGGTGCTGCGGACTCCGATCAGGTGATGTAGCCGGGCAGGAAGCTGAAGAGGATGAGGGCGATCGGGGCGGTCGGCAGGATCGAGTCGAGCCGGTCCATGACGCCCCCGTGGCCGGGCAGCAGGGTGCCCATGTCCTTGAGGTCGAGGTCGCGCTTGATCATCGACTCGGAGAAGTCGCCGAGGGTGGCGAAGGCGGGGATGACGACGCCGAGCGCGATCCCGGTCCACAGCGGGGCGTCGAACACCCAGAGTGCCATCGCGGTGCCGACGAGGGTGGCGACGATCGCGGAGCCCGCATAGCCCTCCCAGGACTTCTTGGGTGAGATCCGCGGGGCGATGGGGTGCTTGCCCCAGAGCACGCCGAACGCGTAGCCGCCGACGTCGGAGGCGACGACGAGGGAGAGGAAGCACACGACGAGGAGGTTGCCCTGCTCGAAGGTGAGCATGTGGACGATGAACGACGCCATGAGGCCCACGTAGGTCAGAGCGAAGATGCTCAGGCAGACGTCCTTGACCGCATTGGCACGCCGTTCGAAGAGCGTGAAGAGGAGGATCGCGCCGGCGCCGGCGGTGAAGGTCACCCACAGCGCCTCGCGGCCGCCGAAGTACGTCGCGAGCAGCATGAGGCCCGCGGTGACCATGGTGGGAACGCGCGCGACGACTGCGCCGGAGCGCGAGAGGGCGTTGGCGAGCTCCCACATCGCGGCGACGATGCCGACGAGCGCGACGCCGAGGAACGACGGCGGATAGAAGAGGAGCGAGGCGAGCACTCCCCCGCCGAGCAGCACGCCGACGCCGATCGCGGCGGGCAGGTTGCGGCCGGCGCGGCCGTAGTCCTTGGCGCCGTCCGGGGCGTCCTGCGGAGCCTCCGGGTGGGCGATGGGGGTGACGAAGCCGTGCCCGTAGG
This window harbors:
- a CDS encoding mycothiol transferase; amino-acid sequence: MDLNALLIDAYDRSVDGCRTILNEIDDDTLHARLTGSSNSIAWLVWHIAREQDLQIAHAAGREQVWTEQGWVERFDRGPADFGLGDSPEQVAAFRVDGPEVLLGYLTAVREAAVEYLGTVTEAELDEVIDDNFDPPVTRGVRLVSIIDDAAQHTGQAAFIRGALVD
- a CDS encoding DivIVA domain-containing protein — encoded protein: METNFPRMSGWKNGYDPMQVDSFFKRARESFEREHPQPGDLDARAVRTVGFDLVRKGYHVGVVDAALDRLEDAFAKRSRDRLVEKSGQDSWVQELTRAAASLRGRLTRPAGERFKHPEKGVVGYDVIEVDELCDRINGYFTQGQAMSVDEVRRVLFRVRKGERAYDEDQVDAFIDRVVEVMASVD
- the rlmN gene encoding 23S rRNA (adenine(2503)-C(2))-methyltransferase RlmN, with protein sequence MTEQRPRRQVRPVVENPDGTTSRTPTRDGRPLLNFRSPRVTQPPQHLADMTMDERITAVKEMGLPGFRAKQLSTHYFVHHTTDPEAMTDLPKDRRAELVERFFPPLLTEVHRLRTENGDTIKFLWRLFDGALVESVLMRYRNRITLCVSSQCGCGMNCPFCATGQQGLTRNMSSAEIVEQVIRANQVIAAGELAEVSGVDADMLGNPAAAVGSEADEEQGREPAGAGSGTGSSGAERVTNIVFMGMGEPLANYKRVMGAVRRFVDPAPAGLGMGARRITISTVGLVPGIDKLAAEEIPVTFALSLHAPDDGLRDEMIPVNTRWKADEAIDAAYNYYRTTGRRVSIEYALIKDMNDHAWRAELLAKKLNARGRGWVHVNPIPLNPTPGSVWTASEPEVAREFVRRLQNAGVPTTIRDTRGKDIDGACGQLAAAE
- a CDS encoding FAD-binding oxidoreductase; amino-acid sequence: MTTLESLARAVPADIIISDPDVMDRYLHDDAEWAPYGTALAVIRPRETAEVVAAVSWCIENRVAVVPRGSGTGLSGGANALAGCLVVSLDAMDQVLAVDPVERTARVQPGVINDDLRKRVAENGLWYPPDPASAPWSSIGGNVATNAGGLCCVKYGVTSEYVLDLEVVTGTGKLVRIGKRTAKDVAGYDLRALLVGSEGTLGIITEITVRLLPLPPAATAIVGYFDSLVEAGQGVANVTVAGVIPSALELVDSYCLRAVDEWKNMGLSAEAEVILLAATDVPGAAGEEEARTIVHAFEEAGATFAAVSENAEEADAFFAARRLAYPALERLGPVLTEDICVARSKVPEVLAAIQEIGERHDTVLAQIAHAGDGNLHPLLVTPVGDEDARRRAQAAFEDIIAVALAAGGTVSGEHGIGLLKREGLAAELSTDVIDMHVAIKRALDPHGIMNPGKVFEMPAAG
- a CDS encoding phosphatidate cytidylyltransferase; this translates as MAEDQSSCRPAGETSPADSGDSAGASDPAPFPRRRDLRRGRSAPPPAAGPSADRPDAEAADTAPADRRRSRADSPRRQAAAARREAAEAERVSGPIPVVTASMLAADSAASAPPSTKSGEPDGSSWPDAGGGVATIEDAQDDPNGSAYGHGFVTPIAHPEAPQDAPDGAKDYGRAGRNLPAAIGVGVLLGGGVLASLLFYPPSFLGVALVGIVAAMWELANALSRSGAVVARVPTMVTAGLMLLATYFGGREALWVTFTAGAGAILLFTLFERRANAVKDVCLSIFALTYVGLMASFIVHMLTFEQGNLLVVCFLSLVVASDVGGYAFGVLWGKHPIAPRISPKKSWEGYAGSAIVATLVGTAMALWVFDAPLWTGIALGVVIPAFATLGDFSESMIKRDLDLKDMGTLLPGHGGVMDRLDSILPTAPIALILFSFLPGYIT